From Chroogloeocystis siderophila 5.2 s.c.1, one genomic window encodes:
- the ribH gene encoding 6,7-dimethyl-8-ribityllumazine synthase, producing MAVFEGTFAQTEPLRLAIVIGRFNDLITTKLLEGCQDCLKRHGVDVNPHGNQVDYVWVPGSFEVPVVAHQLAQSRRYDAIICLGAVIRGQTPHFDYVAGEVAKGIAAAGFQTGVPVVFGILTADTMQQALERAGIKSNKGWDYAMNALEMGNLMRQLHSRLEVESYRDSQLPVALRSAQAPDVSVAPEAMG from the coding sequence ATGGCAGTTTTTGAGGGTACTTTTGCGCAAACTGAGCCATTACGCTTGGCAATAGTCATTGGGCGATTCAACGATTTAATTACGACTAAGTTACTGGAGGGATGCCAGGATTGCTTAAAACGTCATGGTGTTGACGTTAATCCGCATGGCAATCAAGTAGATTATGTTTGGGTTCCTGGAAGTTTTGAAGTTCCAGTCGTCGCGCACCAACTCGCACAATCGCGGCGCTATGATGCAATCATTTGTTTGGGGGCGGTGATTCGCGGGCAAACTCCACATTTTGATTACGTTGCTGGTGAAGTGGCTAAAGGAATCGCCGCCGCTGGCTTTCAAACGGGAGTTCCTGTCGTTTTTGGCATTTTGACGGCGGATACGATGCAGCAAGCGTTGGAAAGAGCAGGCATCAAAAGTAATAAAGGCTGGGATTACGCAATGAATGCCCTAGAAATGGGTAACTTGATGCGTCAACTGCACTCGCGACTCGAAGTCGAATCGTATCGAGATTCGCAGCTACCTGTAGCCCTCAGAAGTGCGCAAGCGCCAGATGTCTCTGTTGCTCCCGAAGCAATGGGTTAG